The following proteins are co-located in the Macadamia integrifolia cultivar HAES 741 chromosome 3, SCU_Mint_v3, whole genome shotgun sequence genome:
- the LOC122074792 gene encoding uncharacterized protein LOC122074792 — protein sequence MHTVRKWNLPLLRSIFMEDEVKAISQIPLCLSPKDDSWPLCLSSKDDSWVWGLSKSGIFSVRSAYYTSLARLSTGSASFDPFWVVLWNLNIVPKIRFFIWKCCSNSIAVKNVLFIRHLAADTLCPLCSSKDESIVHALFHGHIHSETLSVPGRPWLREVATGLLQPECSVVHTDGAWRASTCKGSRGIIIESSSGDFYVAYCRSGLCYPAMATEAEAIRDGVLLAVSLNLSAVLI from the exons ATACTGTTAGGAAATGGAACTTACCTCTCCTTAGATCTATCTTTATGGAAGATGAGGTAAAGGCCATTTCCCAAATTCCCCTTTGTTTGTCTCCAAAAGATGACAGTTGGCCCCTTTGTTTGTCTTCAAAAGATGACAGTTGGGTCTGGGGATTGTCAAAATCAGGAATTTTCTCTGTAAGGTCTGCTTATTATACATCTCTAGCCCGGCTCTCAACTGGATCTGCATCTTTTGATCCCTTTTGGGTTGTCCTTTGGAACCTCAATATTGTTCCCAAAATAAGATTCTTCATTTGGAAGTGTTGCTCTAACTCTATTGCAGTAAAAAACGTTCTCTTTATAAGACATCTGGCCGCTGATACTCTATGTCCACTATGTAGCAGTAAGGATGAATCTATTGTGCATGCGCTGTTCCATG GACACATTCATTCTGAAACCCTTTCTGTCCCTGGTAGGCCTTGGCTGAGAGAGGTCGCTACGGGGCTGCTTCAACCTGAGTGCTCAGTTGTGCATACGGATGGTGCTTGGAGGGCTTCAACTTGCAAAGGCAGTAGAGGAATTATCATTGAATCTTCATCTGGGGATTTCTATGTGGCTTACTGCCGTAGTGGACTCTGTTACCCTGCTATGGCTACAGAAGCTGAAGCAATCCGTGATGGCGTCCTTCTTGCTGTGTCATTAAATCTCTCTGCTgttttgatttga